DNA sequence from the Ferviditalea candida genome:
TCAAACGCCCAAATATTGATGCTGGATCTCTTTATTGGCCAGCAGCTCGTCCGGATCAAGCTCGCAGACGATTCTGCCTTTGTTCATAATCAGGATTTTATCGGCGACCCTGCACGCCAGCGCAATGTTCTGCTCGACCATCAGGATGGATAAGCCGGTCTCCTTCAAGCGGATGACAATGTCCCCGATCTGATCGATAATGATCGGCGCAAGGCCCTCCGACGGCTCGTCCATCAGCACGAGTTCCGGATTGGTCATCAGCGCCCGTCCGATCGCCAGCATTTGCTGCTGCCCTCCGGACAATTGGTTCCCCATGTTCTTTTCCCTTTCCTTCAGAACCGGAAACAAATCGTAAACCGCCTCCAAATCCCAAGCGTTTCCGCCGTTTTTCGGATTCGGGCGGGCCGACATCGTCAAATTCTCCTTGATCGTCAAGGAAGGGAAAATTCTTCTGCCCTGCGGAACGAATCCGATGCCCATCCGCGAAATTTTCCACGAGGGCTGGCTTTGAATCGCTTCCCCCTGAAACACCACCGAGCCCGAGCGGGAAGGCGCCAAACCGGAGATCGTATTGATCGTCGTCGTCTTGCCGGCCCCGTTGCGTCCCAGCATCACATAGCATTTGCCCTGCGCAACGGAAAAGGATATTCCCTGCAAGATATGACTGTTGCCATAATAGGTATGCACATCCTTAAGCTCCAGCATGCTTGGCCCCTCCCCCAAAATAAATTTCCGTCACCTTTTCATGCCCGCGGATTTCCTCCGGCTTGCCCGACAGGAACACTTCCCCGTGATGCAGCACGGTGATCCGCTCGGCAATCGAGAACACCACTTCCATGTCATGCTCGACGACCAAGAGCGCGATGCTTTTCGGCAGGCTTTGGATCAATTCGATCGTCCGCCGCGTTTCCGCCGGCGACATGCCCGAGGTCGGCTCATCCAGCATCAGCAATCTGGGCTTTAAGGCAAGCGCCAGCAGCAGCTCCAGCAAGCGCTGCTCCCCGTAGCTCAGCTCTTTGACCAGCCGCTTGCGCCTGTCCCATAAATCCCAATCGTCCAGCAATTGCTTGGTGCCCTCATAGATTTCCGAGTATTTTTTCGCCGATTTCATGATCTGATACCGGTACGATTTATTCGACAGAACGGAAAGTTCCAGATTTTCTTCCAGCGTCAAATTTTCAAACAGATTGTTTTTCTGAAAGGTTCTCGCCATCCCGCTGGCCACACGGACGTGCGCCGGAGACTGGCCGATGTTTTTGCCTTCCATCACAATCGACCCCGCATCGATCGGAATGACGCCCGTGATCGCGTTGAACAGCGTCGTTTTTCCGGCCCCGTTCGGTCCGATGATCACGTGCCTTTCCTGGGGCTGAACCTCAAGCGAGACGTTCTGCAGCACGGGAAGGCTGCCGTATGATTTGTAGATTCCTTGGACCTGAAGTAAGCTCATCGGACTGCCTCCTTTTGTTCCCGATCAAGTGAATCCGCTTCGCCGCCGGACCGCTTTTTCCCCAAAAGCGCAAGGAGATTCACGATGCCCCCTTTTCTCAGGAGAACGAAGGTGATGAAAATAATTCCCATGATCATCGGCCAGCGTTCCGTATAGGAGCTCATATAGTTTTGCAGGATCAGGAAAAATCCGGCGCCTACCGCAGGCCCGATCAGCGTCCCGACTCCGCCGACGATGACCATGATCAGCACCTGTCCCGAAAACAGCCAGATGATTAAATCCGGACTGACAAATACATTATAATAAGCGTACAGCGCTCCCGCCAAACCGGCCAGCATGCCCGAAAGCGTATAGGCCAGCAATTTGTACGTGCGAATATTGTAGCCCAGCGACTTCATCCGGTTCTCGTTTTCCATCACGCCTTTAATCACCTTGCCCGCGGGGGACGACGCCAGTTTGCGCAAAAATAAATAACTCAGCAAAAAGAGAATGCCTGTCACGACATACATCATATTGGGATCGACAATCGGGCCGAACCCGAAGTCCATAACGGCGGAAACCTTCTTGCCGTCCGCCCCTCCGGTGATCGGTTTCAGCTGCCAGACCAAGGCATACAAAAGCTGCCCGAAGGCGAGCGTAATCATCAGAAAATAAAAGGCCGATGTGCGGATAAACAAGCTGCCCGAGATCCAGGCGATGAGGCCCGAAAAAACGACAGCCAGCAATATCAGGACATAGGTGTTGGCGATGTGATCGCCGGCCAGCGCGATCGTATAAGCGCCGATGCCGAAAAACGCGGCATGTCCCAGC
Encoded proteins:
- a CDS encoding ABC transporter ATP-binding protein, translated to MLELKDVHTYYGNSHILQGISFSVAQGKCYVMLGRNGAGKTTTINTISGLAPSRSGSVVFQGEAIQSQPSWKISRMGIGFVPQGRRIFPSLTIKENLTMSARPNPKNGGNAWDLEAVYDLFPVLKEREKNMGNQLSGGQQQMLAIGRALMTNPELVLMDEPSEGLAPIIIDQIGDIVIRLKETGLSILMVEQNIALACRVADKILIMNKGRIVCELDPDELLANKEIQHQYLGV
- a CDS encoding ABC transporter ATP-binding protein, which translates into the protein MSLLQVQGIYKSYGSLPVLQNVSLEVQPQERHVIIGPNGAGKTTLFNAITGVIPIDAGSIVMEGKNIGQSPAHVRVASGMARTFQKNNLFENLTLEENLELSVLSNKSYRYQIMKSAKKYSEIYEGTKQLLDDWDLWDRRKRLVKELSYGEQRLLELLLALALKPRLLMLDEPTSGMSPAETRRTIELIQSLPKSIALLVVEHDMEVVFSIAERITVLHHGEVFLSGKPEEIRGHEKVTEIYFGGGAKHAGA
- a CDS encoding branched-chain amino acid ABC transporter permease, with the translated sequence MRSASKSVWTILGIALFVALPFMVSSYGVLLTTEIFIMAIFAMSLGYLMGYAGLVSLGHAAFFGIGAYTIALAGDHIANTYVLILLAVVFSGLIAWISGSLFIRTSAFYFLMITLAFGQLLYALVWQLKPITGGADGKKVSAVMDFGFGPIVDPNMMYVVTGILFLLSYLFLRKLASSPAGKVIKGVMENENRMKSLGYNIRTYKLLAYTLSGMLAGLAGALYAYYNVFVSPDLIIWLFSGQVLIMVIVGGVGTLIGPAVGAGFFLILQNYMSSYTERWPMIMGIIFITFVLLRKGGIVNLLALLGKKRSGGEADSLDREQKEAVR